A window of Ranitomeya variabilis isolate aRanVar5 chromosome 2, aRanVar5.hap1, whole genome shotgun sequence contains these coding sequences:
- the SLC35A2 gene encoding UDP-galactose translocator, translating into MATSAGSGDEERDMKQLQSEMREPGSPPGRSAGGDRVNRRLKYLSLAVLVVQNASLILSIRYARTLPGDRFFSTTAVVMAEILKGITCLLLMLAQKRGNVKELAGYLYDAIIIQYMDTLKLAVPSLIYTLQNNLQYVAISNLPAATFQVTYQLKILTTALFSVLLLRKSLSRLQWGSLVILFIGVAIVQSEQSGGKESVAVSGQNYIVGLIAVAVSCLSSGFAGVYFERILKGSSASVWLRNVQLGIFGTALGLLAMWQQDGVAMAERGFFYGYTPLVWCVIFNQAFGGLLVAVVVKYADNILKGFATSLSIVVSTAVSVHLFGFHVDLPFALGAGLVIGAVYLYSLPRTPEPILSSSSQTPSHKEPFLPKIVCKQKGS; encoded by the exons ATGGCAACGTCTGCCGGTTCTGGGGACGAGGAGAGGGACATGAAGCAGCTGCAGTCGGAGATGAGGGAGCCGGGGAGCCCGCCGGGGAGGAGCGCGGGAGGAGACA GGGTCAATCGTCGTCTCAAGTATCTCAGTTTGGCTGTGCTGGTTGTCCAGAATGCCTCCCTCATCCTCAGCATTCGCTATGCCCGCACCTTACCCGGGGACCGCTTCTTCTCCACCACCGCTGTGGTCATGGCAGAGATTCTCAAGGGCATCACCTGCCTGCTGCTCATGCTGGCCCAGAAGAGAG GTAACGTGAAGGAGCTGGCGGGATATCTGTATGATGCCATAATTATCCAGTACATGGACACCCTGAAGCTGGCGGTGCCCTCCCTGATCTACACCTTACAGAACAACCTGCAGTATGTGGCCATATCTAATCTCCCAGCGGCCACCTTCCAG GTCACGTATCAGCTGAAGATCCTGACCACGGCCCTGTTCTCCGTGCTGCTTCTGAGAAAGAGCCTGTCTAGGCTGCAGTGGGGCTCCCTCGTCATCCTCTTCATCGGAGTGGCCATCGTACAGTCGGAGCAGTCTGGTGGGAAGGAAAGCGTGGCAGTGAGCGGCCAGAACTACATCGTGGGCCTGATCGCGGTGGCGGTGTCCTGTCTGTCTTCGGGCTTTGCGGGCGTATACTTTGAGCGCATCCTTAAGGGCAGCTCTGCTTCTGTTTGGCTGCGCAATGTTCAACTTGGCATTTTCGGTACAGCATTAGGACTTCTCGCCATGTGGCAACAAGATGGAGTGGCAATGGCCGAACGTGGCTTCTTTTACGGCTACACTCCCCTGGTGTGGTGTGTCATCTTCAATCAGGCCTTCGGTGGCCTTCTTGTGGCTGTGGTGGTTAAATATGCGGACAACATCCTGAAAGGCTTTGCCACGTCGCTGTCCATTGTGGTGTCCACAGCAGTTTCTGTCCACCTCTTTGGATTCCACGTGGACCTGCCCTTTGCTCTGGGCGCTGGACTGGTCATAGGTGCTGTGTACTTATACAGCCTCCCGCGGACACCTGAGCCCATCCTGTCCAGCAGCAGCCAGACGCCATCACACAAGGAACCCTTCTTGCCAAA gattGTTTGCAAGCAAAAAGGCTCGTGA